In a genomic window of Candidatus Sericytochromatia bacterium:
- a CDS encoding tetratricopeptide repeat protein, whose translation MTNCDDHGLPLSTRSETAAERYRAGLLLMLSAWPGGGEELERAIAADPGFALAWAALARLRTIQARPAEAKAAIASAVDLVARHGTERERSHVAVLDAAIAGRTPQARDLALAHADRWPRDVLVLGMLLGPFGLLAFSGMAGHNQALVDLCARHAGHFDADDWWFLTYHGWALAENGEARRGRSMLERALAVRRENASGVHALAHAMHEGGAGEDVVSLVDSWLPGYGREGVLHGHLTWHAALVALERDDVPTALRLYEARVRPTATLGMPINVISDGASFLWRLGAYGHDVPAALWQELHAYAVAKYPEAVGHGFIDAHMAIIEAFTRDREALERRARTLAEMAAAGTLAAGPVVPAIARAAQAFAEGAYGECARVLEPVAGDVSRIGGSGAQREMLEEMLLLAYMRGGEAGKARALLDRRLHRRPSPRDARWRGQLVG comes from the coding sequence ATGACGAACTGCGATGACCACGGGCTCCCCCTTTCGACGCGGTCCGAGACGGCCGCCGAGCGCTACCGAGCCGGCCTGTTGCTGATGCTGTCGGCGTGGCCCGGCGGGGGCGAGGAGTTGGAGCGCGCGATCGCCGCCGACCCCGGCTTCGCGCTCGCCTGGGCGGCGCTCGCCCGGCTAAGGACGATCCAGGCGCGCCCCGCCGAGGCGAAGGCGGCGATCGCCTCCGCCGTCGACCTCGTCGCTCGCCACGGGACCGAGCGGGAGCGCAGCCACGTGGCCGTTCTCGACGCCGCCATCGCCGGCCGGACGCCGCAAGCCCGGGACCTCGCGCTGGCCCATGCGGACCGCTGGCCTCGGGACGTGCTGGTCCTGGGCATGCTGCTGGGGCCCTTCGGGCTCCTGGCCTTCTCGGGGATGGCTGGGCACAACCAGGCGCTGGTCGACCTGTGCGCGCGCCACGCCGGCCACTTCGACGCCGACGACTGGTGGTTCCTCACCTATCACGGCTGGGCGCTCGCCGAGAACGGCGAAGCCAGGCGCGGGCGGTCGATGCTGGAGCGCGCCCTCGCGGTCCGGCGGGAGAACGCCAGCGGCGTGCATGCCCTCGCCCACGCGATGCACGAGGGGGGGGCCGGCGAGGACGTCGTGTCGCTGGTCGACAGCTGGCTGCCCGGCTATGGCCGGGAGGGTGTGCTGCACGGCCACCTGACGTGGCATGCCGCGCTGGTGGCCCTCGAACGCGACGACGTGCCCACCGCGCTGCGGCTCTACGAGGCGCGTGTCCGGCCGACGGCGACCCTGGGCATGCCCATCAACGTCATCAGTGACGGCGCCTCCTTCTTGTGGCGCCTCGGCGCCTACGGCCATGACGTCCCCGCCGCGCTCTGGCAGGAGCTGCACGCGTACGCGGTCGCGAAGTACCCGGAGGCCGTCGGCCACGGCTTCATTGACGCCCACATGGCGATCATCGAGGCGTTTACGCGCGATCGTGAGGCCCTCGAGCGCCGCGCCCGGACGTTGGCCGAGATGGCCGCGGCGGGCACGCTGGCGGCCGGGCCGGTGGTGCCGGCGATCGCCCGCGCGGCGCAGGCCTTTGCTGAGGGCGCGTACGGCGAGTGCGCGCGCGTGCTGGAGCCGGTCGCGGGCGACGTCTCGCGGATCGGGGGCTCCGGGGCCCAGCGCGAGATGCTCGAGGAGATGTTGCTGCTGGCTTACATGCGCGGTGGCGAGGCCGGGAAGGCGCGGGCCTTGCTCGACCGACGCCTGCACCGCCGCCCGTCCCCGCGCGACGCGCGCTGGCGCGGCCAACTCGTCGGATAA
- a CDS encoding DUF2177 family protein, whose product MSSPLSARTVLLATSVVALAMVGLDLVWLGAIAQPFYQAQLGPLMAKPPLLAPAAAFYLFYIGVIMAQAVAPADSPKNAAGRGAWLGFVAYATYELTNWAVIQGWPAGLVPVDLGWGILLTAAVSGVGRAAWEWSERRVASSQ is encoded by the coding sequence ATGTCATCCCCCCTCTCCGCTCGCACGGTTCTGCTGGCCACCAGCGTCGTGGCGCTGGCGATGGTCGGGCTGGACCTGGTCTGGCTCGGGGCGATCGCCCAGCCGTTCTATCAGGCCCAGCTCGGCCCGTTGATGGCCAAGCCGCCCCTGCTCGCTCCCGCCGCGGCCTTCTACCTCTTCTACATTGGCGTGATCATGGCCCAGGCCGTGGCCCCGGCCGATTCGCCGAAAAATGCCGCCGGCCGGGGCGCCTGGCTTGGCTTCGTGGCCTACGCCACCTACGAACTGACCAACTGGGCCGTGATTCAGGGCTGGCCTGCGGGGCTGGTGCCTGTCGACCTTGGCTGGGGCATCCTGCTCACGGCCGCCGTCTCAGGCGTCGGGCGCGCCGCCTGGGAATGGAGCGAACGCAGGGTGGCGTCCTCGCAATAG
- a CDS encoding EamA family transporter: protein MKERPIPPVPANQAEHHPPLRGPARAPLLALGALVASMVSLCVGSSFAKTLFPVLGAAGTTALRLAFAAGLMLAIARPWRRPPAARDLRLLAFYGLVLGGMNLCIYQAIARIPFAVAIAIELAGPLTLAILASRRPRDLLWTGLTLLGLALLLPWQIDATALDPRGIAFALAAAACWAAYIVLGQRLGHLPSLQATALGLLAAALVVVPWGLPAWQPILQIPALLGWGLFVAVFSSALPYSLEMAVLPHLSKPVLGSWLSLEPVIGALTAWLILGEHLSASQALAIACIVIACAGSARSQPPRPPAAQ from the coding sequence TTGAAGGAGCGGCCCATCCCGCCTGTCCCCGCGAACCAAGCTGAGCACCACCCACCACTGCGGGGGCCTGCCCGGGCGCCCCTGCTCGCCTTGGGGGCGCTGGTGGCCAGCATGGTCTCGCTGTGTGTCGGCTCCTCCTTTGCCAAGACCCTCTTCCCCGTGCTGGGGGCCGCGGGCACGACCGCCCTCCGCCTGGCCTTCGCGGCCGGCTTGATGCTGGCCATCGCCCGCCCCTGGCGCCGCCCGCCCGCCGCGCGAGACCTGCGCCTGCTGGCCTTCTATGGCTTGGTTCTGGGGGGCATGAACCTCTGCATCTACCAGGCGATCGCCCGCATTCCCTTTGCCGTCGCGATCGCGATCGAACTGGCGGGGCCCCTGACACTGGCGATCCTGGCGTCCCGCCGCCCGCGCGACCTGCTCTGGACGGGGCTGACCTTGCTGGGGCTGGCCCTGCTGTTGCCCTGGCAAATCGACGCCACCGCGCTCGACCCGCGCGGCATCGCCTTCGCCCTCGCCGCCGCCGCTTGCTGGGCCGCCTACATCGTGCTGGGGCAACGGTTGGGGCACCTGCCCTCGCTGCAAGCGACCGCCTTGGGCCTGCTGGCGGCAGCCCTGGTGGTCGTGCCCTGGGGCCTGCCGGCCTGGCAACCGATCCTGCAGATCCCGGCGTTATTGGGCTGGGGGTTGTTCGTGGCGGTCTTCTCCAGTGCCCTGCCCTACTCGCTGGAAATGGCCGTGCTGCCGCACCTGAGCAAGCCCGTGCTGGGCAGCTGGCTGAGCCTCGAACCGGTGATCGGGGCGCTGACTGCCTGGCTGATCCTGGGAGAGCACCTCAGTGCCTCCCAGGCCCTGGCGATCGCCTGCATCGTGATCGCCTGCGCCGGAAGTGCCCGCAGCCAGCCCCCACGCCCGCCTGCCGCTCAGTAG
- a CDS encoding cyclopropane-fatty-acyl-phospholipid synthase family protein translates to MLLDTVLSTGLVPDPVIRWGIRKLLRDHLAVLPIDRGEATERYVSDFVSGLSGQAIAVQTAAANAQHYELPTAFFQAVLGPHLKYSSGWWEQPETDLLAGLAESERAMLALSCARAELADGQDVLELGCGWGSLSLYMAEHYPRSRILSISNSRTQREFILAEAERRGLTNLEVETCDINAFQTVRQFDRVVSVEMFEHMRNYDALLGVVQRCLRPEGRLFVHIFTHRQTPYLFESRSERDWMARYFFSGGMMPHAGIFTHYPHRFTVVNQWTVNGRHYHQTSEAWLRRMDTQRAVLAPLFQATYGTEARRWWTYWRIFFMACSELFAHDGGQEWFVSHYLLRPTPLP, encoded by the coding sequence TTGCTGCTGGACACCGTCTTATCCACGGGCCTGGTGCCCGACCCCGTCATCCGCTGGGGCATCCGCAAGCTGTTGCGGGACCACCTGGCCGTCCTGCCGATCGACCGGGGCGAGGCCACCGAACGCTACGTGAGCGACTTCGTCAGCGGCCTGAGCGGTCAGGCGATCGCCGTTCAAACCGCAGCCGCCAACGCACAGCATTACGAGTTGCCCACCGCCTTCTTCCAAGCCGTGCTGGGGCCGCACCTCAAGTACAGCAGCGGTTGGTGGGAACAGCCCGAAACCGACCTGCTCGCGGGGCTGGCGGAATCCGAACGCGCCATGCTGGCGCTCAGCTGTGCGCGGGCGGAACTGGCGGACGGGCAGGACGTGCTGGAGCTGGGCTGCGGCTGGGGCTCGCTGTCGCTGTACATGGCCGAGCACTACCCGCGCAGTCGCATTCTGTCGATTTCGAACTCCCGCACCCAAAGGGAATTCATCCTGGCCGAGGCGGAGCGGCGCGGCCTGACCAACCTGGAAGTTGAAACCTGCGACATCAATGCCTTCCAGACCGTGCGCCAGTTCGACCGGGTGGTCTCGGTCGAGATGTTCGAGCACATGCGCAATTACGATGCCCTGCTCGGGGTGGTGCAGCGCTGCCTGCGGCCAGAGGGGCGCCTGTTCGTCCACATCTTCACCCACCGGCAGACGCCCTACCTGTTCGAATCGCGCAGCGAGCGCGACTGGATGGCGCGTTACTTTTTTTCGGGCGGCATGATGCCGCACGCGGGCATCTTTACCCACTACCCCCATCGCTTCACGGTCGTGAACCAGTGGACCGTCAACGGGCGCCATTACCACCAGACCAGTGAGGCCTGGCTGCGGCGCATGGACACCCAGCGCGCGGTCCTCGCCCCGCTGTTCCAGGCCACCTACGGCACGGAGGCCCGGCGCTGGTGGACCTACTGGCGAATCTTTTTTATGGCCTGCTCCGAACTGTTCGCCCATGACGGCGGCCAGGAGTGGTTCGTCAGCCACTACCTGCTGCGCCCGACCCCGTTGCCCTGA
- a CDS encoding DUF1295 domain-containing protein: protein MWMAWLTVTCLLAVAMCTMWFPYRRWNNLSVVDLAWAAGVGVAAVSLSVWGALAGGNPLRAGLLGGAAGLYALRLTWHLVQRFEPHVEDPRYTAMREGQPAARQDAYALGTFALQGTVAGLLALPFALAAWDPSPVLSPLIAVGLALAGLGILLEGLADRQLTRFKADPAHRGQICRVGLWRYSRHPNYFGEWLVWCGFALAASPSPLGLAAWLSPAMMWHFLQNVTGIAATEAHMRRSRGAAYEAYARETSAFFPWPPRATASDE from the coding sequence ATGTGGATGGCCTGGTTGACGGTGACGTGCCTGCTGGCGGTGGCCATGTGCACCATGTGGTTCCCTTACCGGCGCTGGAACAACCTCAGCGTGGTCGACCTGGCTTGGGCCGCCGGCGTGGGCGTTGCGGCGGTGAGCCTGAGCGTCTGGGGCGCGCTGGCTGGCGGTAACCCGCTACGGGCTGGGCTGCTGGGCGGCGCGGCGGGCCTGTATGCGCTGCGGCTGACGTGGCACCTGGTGCAACGCTTCGAACCGCATGTCGAAGACCCGCGCTACACCGCCATGCGTGAGGGCCAACCGGCCGCGCGGCAAGACGCGTATGCCCTAGGAACCTTCGCCCTGCAGGGCACCGTGGCCGGCTTGCTGGCGCTGCCCTTCGCGCTGGCCGCCTGGGACCCTTCTCCGGTGCTCTCCCCCCTGATCGCGGTGGGCCTGGCCTTGGCCGGTCTGGGCATCCTGCTGGAGGGCCTGGCCGACCGTCAGCTGACGCGCTTCAAAGCCGACCCCGCCCACCGGGGCCAGATCTGTCGGGTGGGCCTGTGGCGTTACTCCCGGCATCCCAACTACTTCGGCGAATGGCTAGTCTGGTGCGGCTTCGCGCTCGCGGCCAGCCCCTCGCCGCTGGGGCTCGCGGCCTGGCTGAGCCCCGCCATGATGTGGCACTTTCTGCAGAACGTGACGGGCATTGCCGCCACCGAGGCCCACATGCGACGCTCACGTGGGGCCGCCTACGAGGCCTACGCGCGTGAAACCTCGGCCTTTTTCCCTTGGCCACCGCGCGCAACGGCTTCCGACGAATGA
- the modA gene encoding molybdate ABC transporter substrate-binding protein, giving the protein MSHPPKHSKASGGGKRPGPPRRTGASGARVGGRVLLSLGAWLGLTLSLAAPASASPRLRIAAASDLREALPALLRAFDPALAPQVQVSFGASGKLATQLAQGAPFDVFLSADAQRVDQLLRSGHGQAGTRTAFATGQLVLWFPRARAPLAPLGLRALAQDPSLRLAIAHPQHAPYGRAAVEALQHAQLFGLLGPRLIRAENVAQAGQFAASGGADCALIARALVRAPGLRDGASWAVPPGWHRPVQHVAVVTAPGPAALATRWVRFLGQPAAQRILTQFGYMPAVRLP; this is encoded by the coding sequence ATGAGCCACCCGCCCAAGCACAGCAAGGCTTCCGGCGGCGGGAAACGACCGGGCCCGCCCCGACGCACTGGTGCGTCCGGGGCCAGGGTCGGCGGGCGGGTCCTGCTCAGCCTGGGGGCCTGGCTCGGTCTCACCCTCAGCCTGGCGGCCCCGGCCAGTGCCTCGCCACGCCTGCGCATTGCGGCAGCCTCCGACCTGCGAGAGGCCTTGCCGGCCTTGCTGCGCGCCTTCGATCCGGCCCTCGCTCCCCAGGTCCAGGTGAGCTTTGGCGCCAGCGGCAAGCTCGCGACCCAGCTGGCGCAAGGGGCTCCCTTCGACGTGTTCCTGTCCGCGGACGCCCAGCGGGTGGACCAGCTGCTCCGCAGCGGGCACGGGCAAGCGGGCACCCGCACCGCGTTCGCGACGGGGCAACTGGTGCTGTGGTTTCCCCGGGCCCGGGCGCCCCTGGCGCCGCTCGGCCTGCGCGCTTTGGCGCAGGACCCGAGCCTGCGTCTGGCGATCGCCCACCCGCAGCACGCCCCCTACGGCCGGGCCGCCGTGGAGGCGCTGCAACACGCACAGCTCTTCGGCCTGCTCGGGCCCCGGCTGATCCGGGCCGAGAACGTGGCCCAGGCCGGCCAGTTCGCAGCCTCCGGTGGGGCCGACTGTGCCCTGATCGCCCGCGCCCTTGTCCGCGCGCCGGGGCTGCGCGACGGCGCGAGCTGGGCGGTGCCCCCGGGCTGGCACCGGCCGGTGCAGCACGTGGCCGTGGTGACCGCTCCGGGCCCGGCCGCCCTGGCCACCCGCTGGGTGCGCTTTCTCGGGCAACCCGCCGCCCAGCGCATCCTGACGCAGTTTGGCTACATGCCGGCTGTCCGACTCCCCTGA
- the modB gene encoding molybdate ABC transporter permease subunit, which translates to MPLDALWLTLKLASLTTAVLVGLGAPLAWRLARWRGRTKPFVEALLALPLVLPPTVLGFYMLLAMGQRGPLGQAWQVLFAQPLAFSFAGLWLASLLFSLPFALQPMLAGFSRIDPELVEAAENAGASPWQVFRHVAWPLGGSGIAGGAALCFAHTLGEFGVALMVGGNIPGETQTIAIALYDLTEALRFDLVHGLALGLLLFSYLVLLGIAWSQRGSMPGESLGR; encoded by the coding sequence GTGCCCCTCGACGCCCTCTGGCTCACGCTGAAGCTCGCAAGCCTCACGACCGCCGTCCTGGTGGGTCTCGGTGCGCCGCTGGCCTGGCGCCTGGCCCGCTGGCGGGGCCGCACGAAGCCCTTCGTGGAAGCCCTGCTGGCCTTGCCGCTGGTGCTGCCGCCGACGGTGCTGGGCTTCTATATGCTTCTGGCCATGGGCCAGCGCGGCCCGTTGGGCCAGGCCTGGCAGGTTCTGTTCGCTCAACCGCTGGCCTTCAGCTTTGCCGGCCTCTGGCTGGCCTCGCTGCTGTTCAGTCTGCCGTTTGCCCTCCAGCCGATGCTGGCCGGTTTCAGTCGCATCGACCCGGAACTGGTGGAGGCTGCAGAGAACGCCGGCGCGAGCCCCTGGCAGGTCTTTCGCCACGTGGCCTGGCCGCTCGGCGGCAGCGGAATCGCCGGCGGCGCGGCGCTCTGTTTCGCGCACACGCTGGGGGAATTCGGCGTGGCCCTGATGGTGGGCGGCAACATTCCCGGCGAGACTCAGACGATCGCGATCGCCCTGTATGACCTGACCGAAGCCCTGCGCTTCGACCTGGTCCACGGGCTCGCCCTCGGGCTGCTCCTGTTCTCGTATCTGGTGCTGCTCGGCATCGCCTGGTCCCAGAGGGGCTCAATGCCGGGGGAAAGTTTGGGCCGATGA